One Misgurnus anguillicaudatus chromosome 19, ASM2758022v2, whole genome shotgun sequence genomic region harbors:
- the ntf4 gene encoding uncharacterized protein ntf4, which translates to MHWLPLVAMVIASALPFPQSPVSRLVAATIEPGRNDSNSSYSVSMPVNSTASNISHDAHSNNSLSKYDRTADTYNHTKGKDITLSPFTYEADSISEANQANILSDDTKKRDFTGGGRTTGESRDYMEYKSHKKHLAKNASSSNNVLKDYQPEFHEEKSTGGDKDDMNMRSSLDVSKGSPKGSQEHQDETQSGGSSNQGEMVKPAGVEVEVPMKILKEGLGAELGFGLDAGLRGEDQMLLDAHPRVLFSPALSPPKHPPLLLMLELGLLADDVEDEESHTMDATPAREGADQESYKNLLLGVSDSSHASSHEQQPSIRRKRQLSHNTQSRQRSVCEAESGWVTDKKTSVDQKGQTVNILPEIQTQTGPLKQYFYETKCRKPSQQGKGEGQGVEGAGCLGVDKKHWMSKCETKQSFVRALTSDVNNRVGWRWIRIDSSCVCVLLTRGTYYTEKKAERVREGRGYR; encoded by the coding sequence ATGCACTGGCTTCCCCTGGTTGCCATGGTGATCGCCTCGGCCCTGCCTTTCCCTCAAAGTCCTGTATCCAGGCTTGTTGCCGCGACGATAGAGCCTGGCAGAAACGACAGCAACAGCAGCTATTCAGTCAGCATGCCAGTCAATTCAACAGCGAGCAACATCTCCCACGATGCTCACAGTAACAATAGTTTGAGCAAATATGACAGAACAGCTGATACTTATAATCACACCAAAGGGAAGGATATCACATTATCCCCATTTACATATGAAGCGGACAGTATAAGTGAAGCTAACCAAGCAAACATTTTATCTGATGACACAAAGAAACGGGATTTTACAGGTGGAGGAAGGACTACTGGAGAGTCACGTGATTATATGGAAtacaaatcacacaaaaaacatcTGGCTAAAAATGCCAGCTCAAGCAATAACGTTCTCAAGGACTATCAACCTGAGTTTCATGAAGAAAAGAGTACTGGTGGAGATAAAGATGATATGAACATGAGGAGTAGTCTTGATGTTTCCAAGGGCTCTCCGAAGGGGTCCCAAGAGCATCAAGACGAAACGCAATCGGGTGGCAGCAGCAACCAAGGAGAGATGGTGAAGCCAGCTGGGGTTGAGGTGGAAGTGCCAATGAAGATACTGAAGGAAGGCTTGGGAGCAGAACTGGGCTTTGGGTTGGACGCAGGCCTACGAGGAGAAGATCAGATGTTGCTCGACGCCCATCCCCGCGTTCTCTTCTCTCCTGCCCTCTCTCCACCCAAACATCCACCTCTGCTCCTAATGCTGGAGTTGGGGTTGCTGGCTGATGACGTTGAGGATGAGGAAAGCCACACGATGGACGCTACCCCAGCCAGGGAAGGAGCGGACCAAGAGTCATATAAGAACTTACTGCTGGGTGTCTCTGATTCGTCCCACGCATCATCGCACGAACAACAGCCGAGCATCCGCCGCAAGCGGCAACTCAGTCACAACACGCAAAGCCGCCAGCGCTCGGTGTGCGAAGCCGAAAGCGGGTGGGTGACTGACAAGAAAACCTCAGTGGACCAGAAGGGCCAAACCGTCAATATCTTACCAGAAATCCAGACCCAAACGGGGCCACTAAAGCAGTACTTCTATGAAACGAAGTGCCGTAAGCCATCTCAGCAGGGTAAAGGGGAAGGGCAGGGGGTGGAGGGCGCAGGCTGCTTGGGAGTGGATAAGAAACACTGGATGAGCAAGTGCGAAACCAAACAGTCGTTTGTGCGTGCGCTTACATCTGATGTCAATAACAGAGTAGGTTGGAGGTGGATACGAATCGACTCCTCCTGCGTCTGCGTGCTGCTCACTCGAGGAACATACTACACTGAGAAGAAAGCAGAGAGAGTTCGAGAAGGGAGGGGGTACAGATAA